From Candidatus Wallbacteria bacterium:
GACAGATGCAGCTCCGTTTTTAATAAGCAGTTCAGCACATTTCCGGACAGTGATGCCGCTGCCGATTACATCGTCGACGAGTAAGATGTTGCGTCCTGAAATGTCAGTTGAATCCGACAGGGTGAATGAGCCATCCTGCAGCTTCTCCCATTCGTGATCTGATTCCACATCCCTGCGCAGCCGGCAGCCGGTTTTTTTGCTCAGGCAGAAGGAGGCAGGCACTGCAAGTCTTTCGGACAGTTCACGGACGATTTCTGTGACAGGCTGCATAGGCCTGTCCGCTTTACCCGGCGGAACTGGCACAATCAGGTCAAAGGGCATC
This genomic window contains:
- a CDS encoding phosphoribosyltransferase family protein, with product MILTLQKIPADQCLYKLYSKVQAMPEPDPGFLLYKAKFQADKAAASALSGLIAGLLHKNRMPFDLIVPVPPGKADRPMQPVTEIVRELSERLAVPASFCLSKKTGCRLRRDVESDHEWEKLQDGSFTLSDSTDISGRNILLVDDVIGSGITVRKCAELLIKNGAASVEAVCVIDKRAAD